The following nucleotide sequence is from Juglans microcarpa x Juglans regia isolate MS1-56 chromosome 6D, Jm3101_v1.0, whole genome shotgun sequence.
aaaataggtAGCTAAGAATACAAGAACTCCAAGATCAGCCTCTTCACCAACTGCCGGCCGACGAGGATTTACCCAGTATATTTGGCTTGCACACCATAAGCAGTATAGGCTTGCTATGATCAGTATAAGTATCATTGATTGATATGATTGTTTTCTTCTGGACTTTAAGGGCTTCACTCTGTACACCAAAAGAATCAGCAATATGATTATACCAATAAGTAAAGCTTTGCCTGGTATAATTTAAACGAAACTTTGGATTAAAAACAAGGAAAATACCTGTTGATGTGAAAAAAGCCTCCAATCAAGCAAATGCATAAGAAACCAACTATTACAACGGCATCTGGGTTTATAGGAGCTCGGCTCTCCCACCAACCAGTGCTCAATACCCAAGTATACATTGTGGAATGTCCATTTTCCTGAacatttagaaaatgatgatccCCATCAATTTGAACTGAACATGACtccaaagtaaaaataaaattttagcatgcacaaaaaagaaaaagaaataaacgaGGTTCTTTCTTTTGTTAAGCATAAAAAGGAATTTTTCTTTCCAGCCAAAGAACATGAGTTTGTCTTCTTGTGGCTGCAATTGCAATGTGGTCCTCATAATGTTTGAATACCCGAACTGTTTAACTGGCCAGCACACCACAAATAATGGTAATTAAAATGTTGGTGTCCTTGATATGAGACTTCAATAACATAATTTGCTTGTGTTATACGGCACAACATAATTTGGTTAAAGACAATTTCCCAGTCTACCATAATGATTtgttaacttttaacttttaaggcTAAAGGATGCAAGTCTCTGCTAAATCTAATATTACAAGTGCATCAACGCCTCAATATAACTTGTGCAAGTCCAACTCAAGCAAATGCCACATATTAGCAGCTCACCACAACTAATTGAAGTCAGTTAACAGAACTATATGTCATCACGATTCTGTATTGATGGTGATTTAGGGGAACTTCTGTCCATATTATCCGAATGGTGCTGCTTCTAACTTCTAAGAAATTTAAATGATAACAATCGTATCCAATTTTCACCATGTTATTTCATCCAATGAACATGTCCATGCTCATTTTCTTTACATGTCAGTGAACTGCTTTCCAACCAGTGCTATCAAACATGGCTGGTCCTCATGGCCATATATGCCAATCAAACAAGTAAAAGCGATCAGTGTGGCAACTCTACTTCAATCTCTATCTCCTTACGGAGGTCCAAGACAAGAATACCAAAGCTTAATTCCATCAACCTTggatcatctaaaaaaaaacaaaggttgATGGACAATGCCTCCTCATCACGGTACATCATGGTGGGATGGGGATGTAGTATGTAGCATTTTCCATCATCAAAAGTCTTTCTGCTAAACCTAACTAGACGGCTCATTTGAACAACAGGTTATAACTGCATCACATATCAAGGCCTCCGCTTGACTATAACATAACCAAAAGCCTTTCATGCTtcattattcttcttttcttttcttttttatcggTAAGAAATGATTCACTATTCTCGAGGTTTTTTTAACTGCAAATAACTTAATCTAAAAAATCTCCAACATTAGTTACATTTAACAGAAAtacacttcaaaaaaaaaaaaaggtggaaaGCAACATGGCATATTAGCTTCTTCCATATACCTCAAACAAGTGGTCTAGGAAAAAGTGCGTTAAAGAACCTGCTGAGACCAACAATAAGCATTGCTTCTTAGTAAGCGGCACCTGCAGCATAAAACCCAACAAGATTATGTTATTGCATTTAGCAGCAGCCCACCTTACAAAACTATTTACCAAATACAACTTCTTCGCAATTCCCGGCGATTGTTAAGAGAATCAATCGACCAAGTCGTCACAACTTAAATTCAAAAACTTAAAACCACAATAACAAATCCCAGTTACTGAATTCAAAATCCTAATCAAATTATCTACACAGTGTTCATGTTTCCTACATTTTCTCAGCAGCCAAACAATGAAAACACAAAGATTTTCATGCTCAGCAAATAACTCACCCCAGACACTGAATCGAGAACCCCTTTTTGAAGCAAGAACCTGGAGACCCAAGAGTACAGCATACACAGAGGGAGCCCAAGAATGAGAACGTAATAAAAGGGGTGGTGGACCGCATCGGCCAGCGCGGAGGCGAAGGTCTTGCCGAATCCGAGGGTGGAGCTGAGCCACTCGGAGAAGGAGCCGATGTCGGGGCCGAAGAAGGCGTTGAGGGCGTAGGTCAGAGTGTGGTGAGGGCTGAAACGGCCGTCGGTTAGGGATGTGAGGGCCAGACCGGAACCCATGGCGTACATCATGTGAGGACCTGGGCCTGGCATGGCTGGGGCAGCTAGTTCCTTCCTGCGCGCCGCAGCGCGCACCACTGCAACGTTTGAGATGCTAGAGAGTAGAGAGGGACAAGGAGTTGATGGTAATTGGCAGTTAGGTGTAGGCCTTCGATTTGGGTTTGGGCTTGGATTTCTATTTTGACTTCGATTTTTGTAACATCGATTCTTTACAAACTGTCGTCAGCCTAACGAATCGTCAAAAGAGCTCCAACCTTGAACGCGTTTGAGAGATTAGTAGATATGGAttgagatagtttataaataataaaataaaaattaaattatttattatattttatataaaaatttaaaaaggttattttaaaatttaaaaattttgaattatttattatattttgtgtgaaaatttaaaaaaattgtaatgatgaattgagatgaattgagataaattttaaatgcaaataagACAACacaactttctctctctctctctaacagaTTAAGGTTAGTACAAATAtagaaactatctcatctcataattataatttttttaaatttttatataaaatataataaataatttaattttttcaaatctaaaaataataataatattaaaaaataatattttattcaactcatctaaaatatctcatatgTCCAAACGGGGGCATAAGGTGTCCAAGTTTCGTAGAAGTAATTTGCAAAAATATTAGATGCATCGTGAAAATATAAGTTTCTTTTAATAAGTTTCATTATCGCACAAgtcattataaaattaattgtaaaatagttgtatgaATAAGATGATGAGTTAAAAGCATACGCATGCAATCTTTTTCACAACTGTTTACGTAATCATGCTTTGAATTAGCGACATTCCGTAGAATAGCATCCACACTAGACTTATTCAACAAATGAAAAACAGCCCATGGAAATTGAGTTTACATTTGGTTGGTGGGTGAGTTGCCAATACAGGAATGGTTCCCTCTTATGAACCAACTGATATTCTTTAACACGCTGGTAAGTTTTACATATTATCAACTATGTCATTTGGTACAATTTCAGCATCCTAATTAAAATAgtctcaaatttctacatttCCATATTTCCAAGCAATTGTCAAAAACTTGGAAAGTAAGAACCAATCATCATGTTGCATAACTTTCCAGACCAAGCTCTGTTTGGATTTAAGAAGtgtttcatcccatctcatcattacaacttttttcatattttcacagaaaatataataaacaatttaactttttcaattctcaattcaaatttgtcaaatttcaaaataataataatattaaaaaatgatattctaacaatattttttttcaactttcatcttttatctaaaaccatctcatctcatctctgaatccaaatcagGAAAATCAAATCCAAATTGGTTACCATGATCAAAACAATCTACCCAATTTTGATGTATAGTAGGGCAATATGATAAGCTATTTTTACAGTAAACAAACCATTTTTAGTACAATCTCATACTAATTGATTTGCAATCCTATGTGAATTTAATGAGATTTCTATAGTCTCATTAGCCCTTACTTATAGCAGAAGAATGCCTTATACAAAGAAGAGTAAGAGattacaaaaatttcaaaatcgggctcctataaaaaattataatcctgAATAAGATCTAGTGACAATTGAAAacgagagaaaagaaaattaataacgCAACGTGGAAGTTCCtgcataatctaaaaaaatatatatcaatcatGTGTTTAGATAATTCATAAAGGGaggaaaaatttattatattgcGCGTTGTCTTCTCTATATACAACacttttaaaatgaagaatgtCATCCCATATATTGAAATAAGACCAATGGGATAGCAAATTATTCTTGAACCAATTAACAATAAGAAGAGAGTTTGACTCCATAATAAGATCGACAATACTCAGTTGATAACATAAAATAAGACCTAATTTCATAGTAGAAAGTTCAGCAAAAGTATTAATAccaacacccaaaaaaaaaggaaaaaccaacaataaaagcACCAACATGGGAATGCAAAATGCCCTCATAGCATGCAGGACCAAGGATGCCTTCGAAGGTGCCATCTATGTTTAACTTAAACATACCAAGGGAAGGACGAATCAATTTGACTAAGATAGGTCTTCTGGATCTAATTGTGAGGATAAGGAGGTGAAGGGTGTCCAAGGCGATAGCACTAGAACTGGATACAATAGCTTTCAGTTTGAGGAGAAAATTGAGATCTCTCGTTAGCCTCAACAGGAATAAAAACATGCCTTGCCAATGCATGATTCTACCACTTGACGTGTAACTTTTTGTACAACTCTCTTATAcaacaatgttttaaaattatgttatttatttattttatcacaatacccgtcattttaaatatgattgcATAAATTAGGATTGTAAGCAAAATTATATGTAGATCATTTTCAATGAATCATATGTACCCTTTCACTTCtcaatattattacttttatttcctaattcaaaccaaaaattgaattcaaaatagaaagacttacccctctctctctctctctctctctctctacacatCCTATATGagtaagagcattagcattgactagccaaatgccaatgcATCTTCGTATTTTGGCTAGGCATGAATAGCCAAACACTAAAACTCAAtatatgagctacagtaaattaaGCTCCCTAGTCATCTTTGGCTAGACACTATTCATTCactaaagtaatattttaatcatttccaacaaccattatattttaatgtctatattattcattttaattttgataaatagtccgttattttctaccttattctatttcattaattaaattaaattatgaaattaaaattaaattattaattaatatataattctattttctatcttattttaagtaaaaattaaattattaattaatataataagtgtatttgtaaaatattacaaaaaaaattttataaaatattattaaaatatataatattatattattattttaactttaatatgactaattcaatgtaaATTTACCTAATTAAATGTTAATGCTATAGTCAAAACTGAtttcgtttgaattcaaaatccaccttaactaatctcatcttattattacaatttttttaaattttcacacaaaatataataaacaattcaattttttcaaaattcaaaataattttctcaaatttttacataaattataataaataatttaatttttattttattatttacaaactatctcaattcatctttaaaGTCAAATCACTCCTTCGAGCTCTAACCAAAACTGACTTTATTGCCAATGCTCTAGGCCTAGCAGCCCAGCCCATGTTACCGTATTAGGAGCATAGAAGTGTAATGAGGGTGACTTCACCAACTTCACGAGAAATTTGGTAACCATCAAGCAAACGTCAAAggtcatttttttcatattaaaaaaacaaaaacttgggATAAGAGTGTTGGAACATTCCATCAACGTGCGACGAGATGGGACCCACACTACTGTTCTGGTGTTTCTAGATCTTCTTACTGGATAAGACTTTTTGGACCCCACTTACCCTCCCCCCCTCTCCCACACGCAATCACTGGCCCCCACGACACCCTGCCGTGTAACATGGCCATTCTCCGGATAACGCGGTCCCCACacttttctcatttctcatgcccgaaagatttttctttcaaaagtaagGAATCATTCTCTTCCACCATCCTACGTGGCTCCACCTGACCAATGACCCTCCGTTTTTGTCAATGACGTGGACCTCTTTGTCCTTGAATTTGTGATTAAAAgagttccttttcttttttattcaagttttgaaaaacaacccaactccttcttttgcttttatattaaaaactatattatcaTTGGTCTAATCgcatttgaaaaatgttgacATATTGTATTATGAACAATTTTATTATAGTAAAGTATATCattcacatcatttaaataatcatatttgattaataaaattcaaattttaaaatttatctttcaaatcaaattatgtcatataaatattttactaatcGATTTGTAAATGTGATTTTTCATCGTATCATATGACATAAAGATAATGCAAACATGAAGGGATTTTAAGGGCCTCTTTCAAGTTCCAATTAttaaggctgcatttggatgttgaactgagctgagttgatatgataaaatattgttagaatattattttttaatattattattattttaagatttgaaaaagttggatttttattatattttatattaaaatttgaaaaatttgtaataataaattaagtttGGTTTGATTTCCAAATGTAAGTCAAAACAACAATTTCTCTTTGAAAGCTCAAAAGAATACCAAAATGAGTAAATGGAAATTGTGGGAATTGTATCATGCATCAAGTAGTCTATGGCATTTCCATTTTGTACGCAAAAAACCTATTGAGGTTTCATGTATTGCACCACTTGTTATTTTCATGTTGAAAAATCCATAAAGCTAATGACAATCTTTGTTGTcacttactttttaaaaaaggcCATGAAAGCGTGTAACGCATTCGAAGAAACTAGAAGACATGCAGTACTAATatattaatgattaattaacgtataagaaataaatactaCCATAAATGACTTTTTCTTCACAAATTCACGtggtatttaattttgtttgaacatGCCATGTATCACGATAAGAAGTACTGCCTccatcttgtttatttttaaaaaattttttaatttatcttatataattattataatttttttaaatttttatataaaataaaataaacaattcaattttttaaaattttaaaataaaaataatattaaaaaatatattataataatattttattcaactttttaattttaatctcaactcatcttatatcatccgCAAATAAAACAAGCGCTAGTCAAAATTCAATTTCCCTTCTTTCTTCAAAGTTTCCTGCGTGCATTGACTTTTTGTACGCGTAGATAAGTTCACGTACACTATTAATTTTCTATCATCTTTAACTCTTAAAGAAATTAacctttaaaaagaaatttattttttcggACTGCCGTCGATCTCGATAATTAACATTTCGTCTAATGCAAGTCAAGAGCTCCAAATCtcacttttactattttttttaaagaatatattaTGATTCATATGATATCATATAGAATGAGAAAACTACAATCATTCTCCGTTTTTAACTGATCTCGTTTACATATATAAatgatttcatcttattattataatttttttaaattttaacataaaatattataaacaatttaactttttcaaattataaaataataataatattaaaaaataatattttaataatattttatttaatttttatctaaaattatattatctcatGTCATTATTTAAATCAGcataaatctcattttataatatagatGAAGATTGTTGGATGTAAAAGTGGGAAGGGTTggtttgtaaatttgtaatagcaTTTCAAGAAGGAAAGGAGGAAGGAAGAAATTTCAAAATGCGAAAGATGGAAAAGTCCGTACGAGAACGGAAAAAGGCTAATGCAGGGAGGATGAGGAGAATGGAAGAAGTAGACTGGCTGACTAGGAAATTTTAAAAAGGCATCAAAAGATCCTTGTCCCCCCTCCTCTATTTTATCCACATCGTACTCCGCTTCTCATTTTACGACCTTGTTTTCTTCACAATTTTACCTTTCTTGCCATCCTCCTATtgctcataatatttttatttttatttttttttacaatagataaaattaaaataatattagataatgTGCGACACTTCTATATCATGAACAAATCATTTCCCTAAATataaaactataatattttattctaccttctaaattaatataaaaataaaaattgatgggTTGATTTTGATATGTGACTattaaacttctaaacaaacataatataaatactaaatttatcGATACTTTGATTTTGATAAGTCAATCTTAAACTTGTGTTCACCGTAAATAAAAGTCggaaatttttaatgaaatattattattttaatttaaacaaattatggtcatataaaattcaaaagaaatacaATCGAGCATTACGATTGATGTTCTCTATAATTATtccttttaaacatttttttcataatcataaaaaaggaaaaaaatagtatattaattttttaatatttaatactattttttttaatgaaatagacTATGATGAAATTGGAGTTGGATAGGATTGAGCAATGAAACGCATTAACTTGTGCTGCTCATTTGCGTGACTGTCAATCAGTTTCAGTTACGACTTACAGAATTTAATATGctaataaacatatatttatttgagaCTGTAGTAAGGATTTTAACGGCACaattttaataaacaaataaataaataaaggggaaggactataaataaaaaaaaaaaaagtaatgttagatatagtttaaaaaaagaataagatttattattaaaaggtaaattttttatataaaatttaaatttatctattttttttaaaatataaaaaattgcatAGCTTAGtcctgtttggatacaaaatcactctcaacctatctcatattatcattacaatttttttaaattttcatacaaaatataataaaaatttaatttttttaaatatcaaaataataataaataatattataataatgtataattcaacttatctaaaattagGGTTGTAATCGAGCAGAACTAAGCCAGTCTTTGGCTtgtcgagctcggctcgactcaaaatattcgagctcgagctcgagattttttttattctttatttgagCTCGACTTGATAAGTTAAACTCTCAATTTGAACTCGAGCTTGAATTCATCCCACAAATGAGTTCGAGTCGAGCCGTTCGaactcgaattgtttattttttgaataagatttaataattaataaattaaatacaaaaataaaagatctaatattgtATTTACATAATTAACAAGTATaatctctattgaattataaaattttaaaaaatttataaataattaatatctaactagttgatatttatctaaaataaaaatatattatatgtcaacatatattattaaggaaaatgataggggtACTACATTCCTACTGCCTATTTACTAcactttttgtattttatttttttaaaattttttattttacttaatagttaaggaagtgaatagtagtaaaaatatatatatttttttaattttttcttaatgattaaggatgctaaaaaagtaaaaaaataaatacactataaataataaataggtagtaaaagagtaataaccctatcattaccttattattaatacatacacttaatatataacatatatctatttcatatatggtttttatatactagtatatgaaattattaaattttatcgactaattattatacaaattataaaatatacctatgaagtatatcATTATATAGACATaggtaattagattacatattatatatttaattataaaagtgctatatttatagtattaatttatgtatgcgtaagtgtatgtatatatttattaatatataaatgagttttaatcgaatcAAGCTAACGAGTCAACTCGAGCTGGCCTTAAAGAGTCTTAGGGTGTGtatggatgttgaagtgagttgagttgagttgagttgtgatgataaaatattgttagaatattattttttaatattattattattttgaaatttgaaaaaattgaattgtttattatattttgtattgggatttgaaaaagttgtaatgatgagttgaggtgagtttggtaaccaaacgcacccttagCCCAGTCGAATAAAGTTTTGTTAAGTATGtattatttacaaatcgagTTGGTATCTACTTTtaagaatgaatttttttttatgagttgagTTCAATTTGAGTTTAACCAGCGAGTACCGAATAGACTATTGAAcaaactaatttatttataattttatttaaaatcatatcatctcattttatctcaatatctaaatcagcacaaatataattttttgaaaaaagggaAAGGAGTGAAAAACGTTACGGGAGCGGAAGAAGGGAACAAAGGGGAAAGTAGTAAAAATGGTGCTGCGGTCTTATCCAATACAGAAAATGGATGACAGACATGAAACAGCTAGCGTGGTCGAGCTGCCGCGTCAATCCACTTTTAACTTCGCGCTCTCCCGGACTCCTACTCTATTTCAAAGTTGGTCACACGCTTTTTTATCATACTTCTTccaagtatttttgtttttttaatttagatatataaatataatatgatattataattttattttttaaatttaacatctaaattttcactattttaatattaaaaaaattttattcatgagTTATTTGACATggtatattaaatttttatacgtCATTATTATCGTTCAAcgtaatttaataaaaaataaagctaaattttaaaaaaataataataatccattACTTGAGGGCTCAGATCTCAAATTGCTCGTTTATTTTCGTAGAAGagttaaagttaaataaaatattattaaaatatattttgtaatattatttttattttaaaattttaaaaaaattaaattgttattgttattattattattattaaatcacaaaagaatacaattatttgaaataaaattacgTAGTGGTTTACATCAAAACTCATCATTTTTGTATGTCTCTCTTTACACGACTTATGGCAATGAGCGTTAAAGTGCCAGTTTGTTGGGTTTCTACTTTCACCTCCCCCTCTCCTTATCTGTTCATCATTGGCTTTACAGCTCGCATCTTGACCTTTTTACCCCATTCCCCCATTAATTAATTCTCTTTAATCCACATTGTCCCCAATCTTTTTACTTTGTTGCCCTTTTATGCCTATTTTCGTTCCCAATACTCCTCATTTCTTAATTGTTGATAAAACACAACAATTActtgcaattttatttataattttacataaaaatttattttataatttttttttaaatttaaattttcaagattttcaggatatcaataactgatatatagagaaataattttttttaaatacaattagtatttctcttttcaattaatttctaCTCCAATTTTGAAGATAAGTATGATTTGGACAATCTAGAAATTGGTGGCCTTTTCTTCCACTTCACCAAACCTTTGAACGTTTCATTCAGTGGATAGCAAAACACAGCTTAAAAAATATGTGTTATTAGTTAGTTGAATTTTCCTAATTCTATCCATCCATGATGGATGCAAGTgggtatttgttttttttactaAACCGATAAGAACAAATACTACACTTGATCTTAGCCTAAAGAccgataaaaatataattttataagagTGGACATTTGTTAAAGAGTATCAATATATTTGGCTCTATACtctacttaaatataaatactgaACATTTGAATTATCTCTcgtttaaatgtgttttaaggaaatataaacaaaattataaaggctggtttggatagtgagatgagccgatatagttttagataagttgaataaaatattgttagaatattattttttaatattattattattattattttgagatttgaaaaaattgaattgtttattatattttatatgaaaatttagaaaagttataatgatgagatgagatgagatgaaccATCTCTATATCCAACGGGAATATCACAATTTCaagaaataataagaaaaattataactcAAGCATTTTGAGTCTATCTACTATAAGAAATTAAATCAAGCTTATTGAATTCACTTTTGGATATTCCATTGATTTACAAACACTGAAATTTTACTAGCTTTTAGATCCATACTTGATACTAGGGAAAGCATTTATGTGGGATGTGTACTCTCATGGAATATTATACTCATGTTGTGATGCTTACCAAACCACAAGAGCTAAAActaagaaatttgattttggaccgaccaaaagcaaaataaaataaaacaaaataaattttaaaaaaataaggccACAGGGAGATATTTTGTGGGCCCGTTAATGTATGTTTATCCATAGGCTAATATTGTTAATGATAATGCTGAAGACTTGTATTTTTCACCTTAGGAATTAGGTTTTAGGTAGATTTACattaaactcaatttttttatagcattgttttggcattttattaTACCCAAATACCTATTTAGCCCCTTCTTGTTGGCTCCATATTTATACCTTTTTTAAACAAGTCGACGTGTAAAACATACTATTTACATTATTTAAGccataagatttaatttataaaatttaaattaaattatgttatataaacACTTTACTAAATGTTATACActagtttgaaaatataatttctctattttttctcatctactccaatatattttctctctttctataCATACAATTGAAACGAGATTGTTATCTAATTTCACAACcattttgtttatcttttaaaattatttttttagtcgt
It contains:
- the LOC121235916 gene encoding uncharacterized protein LOC121235916; protein product: MPGPGPHMMYAMGSGLALTSLTDGRFSPHHTLTYALNAFFGPDIGSFSEWLSSTLGFGKTFASALADAVHHPFYYVLILGLPLCMLYSWVSRFLLQKGVLDSVSGVPLTKKQCLLLVSAGSLTHFFLDHLFEENGHSTMYTWVLSTGWWESRAPINPDAVVIVGFLCICLIGGFFHINRVKPLKSRRKQSYQSMILILIIASLYCLWCASQIYWVNPRRPAVGEEADLGVLVFLATYFFLPHGLCIMSMYPKDLDTNQIPP